A window from Salvia miltiorrhiza cultivar Shanhuang (shh) chromosome 2, IMPLAD_Smil_shh, whole genome shotgun sequence encodes these proteins:
- the LOC131007859 gene encoding dirigent protein 22-like has product MASIKITLFALLFLAIFTYSKATLSPLKETEITLYYKISAGGPNATVIEVPGPSIGPLNFTRFGATFVSDTLITEEIEEFSAPVARGRRFFVIAALDGSQSLWVDSVVFINGKYKGSTLQLQGSYSFMELSEMAVVGGTGKFRRASGYATFETVYFDPVRSYAVLQSNLTVLHYV; this is encoded by the coding sequence ATGGCATCCATCAAAATCACATTATTTGCACTTCTATTTCTCGCCATTTTTACATATTCTAAGGCAACCCTGAGCCCTCTCAAAGAGACCGAAATAACACTCTACTACAAAATTTCTGCCGGTGGCCCAAATGCGACCGTGATCGAGGTCCCGGGCCCGTCAATCGGGCCCCTAAACTTCACTAGGTTCGGAGCCACGTTTGTCTCGGACACCCTGATAACCGAAGAAATCGAGGAATTCTCGGCCCCAGTCGCTAGGGGCCGGCGGTTTTTTGTCATAGCAGCCCTTGATGGATCCCAAAGTCTGTGGGTAGACTCGGTTGTGTTTATCAATGGCAAGTATAAAGGCAGCACACTGCAATTACAAGGCTCTTACTCGTTTATGGAATTGTCGGAGATGGCAGTGGTAGGCGGCACCGGAAAATTCCGTCGGGCCAGCGGTTACGCGACTTTCGAGACTGTTTACTTTGATCCCGTGAGAAGCTATGCAGTCCTGCAATCTAATCTGACTGTGCTACATTATGTTTGA